The following coding sequences lie in one Kribbella sp. NBC_00709 genomic window:
- a CDS encoding sensor histidine kinase — translation MRADDLRDIPLFAGLTDAQLDELIDGSTEIPIELGADLFHEGEPADFWWVLVDGVIALHRKIGREDTVMGKMDVPGRWAGGFRAWDEHGVYLASGRGLAGGRVLRVPSDLLRERIDAWFPLAGHLIKGVYGTARAIESTARQRESLITLGTLAAGLAHEINNPAAAAARSVSALDTACVTLLSALRRLAKGEVSAVQFSALDELRLELGSGTAAPDPVDLADHENTISDWLVDHGVEQDWFIAPPLAAAGAGIEWCERAADVLGDALEPGLEWVASTLSTATLLGEVKESTRRITELVAAVRSYSQMDRGSIQTIDVTEGIESTLVMLGHKLRDGVEVVRAYGADVPMIDAFAGELNQVWTNLIDNAVDAMDGAGTLRIMTRTDGDRVVVEFTDTGPGMPPEVAARAFEPFYTTKDVGKGTGLGLDIAQRIVAEHHGGTITVASQPGRTTLQVRLPRQPVPAG, via the coding sequence ATGCGGGCCGACGATCTCCGGGACATCCCGCTGTTCGCGGGACTGACCGACGCGCAACTCGACGAGCTCATCGACGGGAGCACCGAGATACCGATCGAGCTCGGCGCCGACCTGTTCCACGAAGGCGAGCCGGCGGACTTCTGGTGGGTCCTCGTCGACGGCGTGATCGCGCTGCACCGCAAGATCGGCCGCGAGGACACCGTGATGGGCAAGATGGACGTCCCGGGGCGTTGGGCCGGCGGGTTCCGGGCCTGGGACGAGCACGGCGTATACCTGGCCAGCGGCCGCGGCCTCGCCGGCGGACGGGTACTGCGGGTTCCGTCCGACCTGCTGCGTGAACGCATCGACGCGTGGTTCCCGCTCGCCGGGCACCTGATCAAGGGCGTGTACGGGACCGCGCGGGCGATCGAGTCGACCGCTCGGCAACGCGAATCGCTGATCACGCTCGGAACCCTCGCGGCCGGGCTGGCGCACGAGATCAACAACCCCGCCGCGGCGGCGGCCCGGTCGGTCAGCGCGCTCGACACCGCGTGCGTCACGCTGCTGTCGGCCCTGCGCCGGCTCGCGAAGGGCGAGGTGTCGGCGGTCCAGTTCAGCGCCCTCGACGAACTGCGACTCGAGCTCGGCTCGGGTACGGCGGCGCCGGATCCGGTCGATCTCGCCGACCACGAGAACACCATCTCGGACTGGCTCGTCGATCACGGTGTCGAGCAGGACTGGTTCATCGCGCCGCCGCTGGCCGCCGCGGGCGCCGGCATCGAGTGGTGCGAACGCGCGGCCGACGTACTCGGTGATGCGCTGGAGCCCGGCCTCGAGTGGGTCGCCAGCACGCTGTCCACGGCGACGTTGCTGGGCGAGGTCAAGGAATCGACACGGCGGATCACCGAACTGGTGGCGGCGGTCCGCTCGTACTCACAGATGGATCGCGGTTCGATCCAGACGATCGACGTCACCGAGGGCATCGAGAGCACGCTGGTGATGCTCGGTCACAAGCTCCGCGACGGCGTCGAGGTGGTCCGCGCGTACGGCGCCGACGTACCGATGATCGACGCGTTCGCGGGCGAGCTGAACCAGGTCTGGACGAACCTGATCGACAACGCGGTCGACGCGATGGACGGCGCCGGCACGTTGCGGATCATGACGCGGACCGACGGCGACCGGGTCGTGGTCGAGTTCACCGATACCGGTCCCGGCATGCCGCCGGAGGTCGCGGCGCGGGCGTTCGAGCCGTTCTACACGACCAAGGACGTCGGCAAGGGCACCGGTCTGGGCCTCGACATCGCACAGCGGATCGTCGCCGAACACCACGGCGGCACGATCACCGTCGCGTCGCAACCCGGTCGGACCACGCTCCAGGTGCGGTTGCCGCGGCAGCCCGTCCCGGCCGGCTGA
- a CDS encoding GGDEF domain-containing protein encodes MAFVVLAVASTLHLECARGIERRREMAANTSPHTNLKCLWIFAALLLLPLSLVVPLIVLAYAYSWFRVYGRTVAHRKVFSTATYVLASAAAAAVLRAGGLFTEPRVPTSFWSLLVVIAAAGTWWLVNYALVIGAILLASPEATAREALGELSDQLVVCAGLGLGVAIAAVQSSYPWVVPVLMVTVMALHRDLLLPQYQRAAGTDSKTGLATSSYWASAVPAELARADTLRSTVGLLMLDLDRFKEINDTYGHPAGDEALRAVGEAIRAEVRHGDLVARVGGDELAVLLPGAAETEVLEIAERIRARLVSLTVSVGTTNGGTAAITGVPASFGAAIYPHVAGTMDQLVLAADNALLTAKRSGRNQIVAARPNPPAVIDHAEHSETSDSDQHVSD; translated from the coding sequence GTGGCATTCGTCGTCCTTGCCGTCGCATCGACCCTGCACCTGGAGTGTGCCCGCGGAATCGAGCGCCGACGCGAGATGGCGGCCAATACTTCACCGCACACGAATCTGAAGTGCCTGTGGATCTTCGCGGCCCTGCTGTTGCTCCCGCTGTCGCTGGTCGTTCCGCTGATCGTGCTGGCCTACGCCTACTCCTGGTTCCGCGTGTACGGGCGCACCGTGGCGCACCGCAAGGTCTTCTCGACGGCGACGTACGTTCTCGCCAGCGCCGCCGCAGCAGCCGTGCTGCGTGCGGGCGGTCTGTTCACCGAGCCGCGGGTGCCGACGAGCTTCTGGTCACTGCTGGTCGTCATCGCCGCGGCCGGGACGTGGTGGCTGGTGAACTACGCGCTGGTCATCGGCGCCATCCTGCTCGCTTCTCCCGAGGCGACGGCGCGTGAGGCGCTCGGTGAGCTGTCGGACCAGTTGGTCGTGTGCGCGGGCCTCGGGCTCGGCGTGGCAATCGCTGCGGTCCAGTCGTCGTACCCATGGGTCGTCCCTGTGCTCATGGTGACGGTGATGGCGCTACATCGCGATCTGCTGCTTCCGCAGTACCAGCGGGCGGCTGGGACCGATTCGAAGACCGGTCTGGCCACCTCGTCGTACTGGGCTAGCGCAGTGCCCGCTGAGCTGGCTCGTGCGGACACACTGCGCAGCACCGTCGGTCTGCTGATGCTGGACCTGGACAGGTTCAAGGAAATCAACGACACCTACGGTCACCCTGCCGGTGATGAGGCGCTGCGTGCAGTCGGTGAGGCCATCCGCGCCGAAGTGCGGCACGGCGACCTGGTCGCCCGGGTCGGCGGAGACGAGCTGGCGGTGCTGCTGCCGGGCGCGGCCGAGACCGAGGTGCTGGAGATCGCGGAGCGGATCAGAGCGCGGCTCGTGAGCCTCACAGTGTCGGTCGGCACGACGAACGGGGGCACTGCGGCGATCACCGGCGTACCGGCGTCGTTCGGTGCGGCGATCTACCCGCATGTCGCCGGCACCATGGACCAACTCGTCCTGGCCGCCGACAACGCGCTGCTGACGGCCAAGCGGTCCGGGCGCAACCAGATCGTCGCCGCCCGCCCGAACCCGCCGGCCGTCATTGACCATGCAGAGCACTCAGAGACCTCTGACTCCGACCAGCACGTCAGCGACTGA
- a CDS encoding MXAN_6230/SCO0854 family RING domain-containing protein: protein MPQGPAQAAVLLRRRRLVDATMLTPEVRRSAWQWLRRPLTIQAGLSALQADLIQRGFLLSVGLYRYCASLSAPALAAFGSALLDLLDAESGHDVHHTPLFRGFPESVPGNTETFYVNRVFARLLQEPDQPCVLCGDTQTVHAVSPCAHLVCRTCWDGSDFSACPLCLRRIDRKDPFLKPSFEEKQPAHVRSDRLRLLSLATADSARDTVQTLLVRRSPLSAGDRADLQVLLEGADPSWFPDEIPVRETRALVIARFLADDPELIDRTDTATDVLRLVFASMDADPGLRTPPARRRSLPRATRRLVLQRLDRLPVETLVEDMLRHERAWKRIAENLHPFEFATRFPVAALAFAILRRTELDLGTAAGRAVAGEAAQHPLVRVEGGRLVLSTFAARVEGAFAQGRPEQALDLLRERPGDLVRRLVHLARVLPPEQHALLVEALTTVVSDVSPAVITAALGQVRTPPGDLRLFFPRGGTARIWTSVDDREPLPSELALELSGVLTREMLRRATDLPRWRLAFLDEELSRLAAPGSERSASSSLLRMTRGSAVPIPQDELLRLFLHWVEPAGRRIDLDLSVAVFDAEWAFVGLCDYTRLRFDQDALVHSGDLTSAPVPHGSTEFVDLDLRAIRRLDGRYVLPVVFSYNDVPFDQLERGFVGVMRQPNGLFDPAAVEERFDLAGPAKILMPFGVDLQTKQLRWYDVNLGAAGYGHNVARYGGQLGLMAATLEEVHGSGDRVSLWEVCCWHAAARTDEIAVRCADGSVVGYEREPSEELAAFARRVTARLEPDRRWDEDAVNAADFVAVLAGDVTPRSGAEVYALHPRLLDHASVALIDAPHLLAVLAPDSRARAALRPV from the coding sequence ATGCCGCAGGGACCAGCGCAGGCTGCCGTCCTGCTGCGCCGTCGCAGGCTGGTCGACGCCACCATGCTGACCCCGGAGGTGCGCCGGTCAGCCTGGCAGTGGCTGCGTCGTCCGCTGACGATCCAGGCCGGACTGTCCGCGCTCCAGGCCGACCTGATCCAGCGAGGCTTCCTCCTGTCGGTCGGCCTGTACCGGTACTGCGCTTCGCTGTCCGCTCCCGCACTCGCCGCCTTCGGAAGCGCGTTGCTCGACCTGCTCGATGCCGAGTCCGGTCACGATGTTCACCACACGCCGCTGTTCCGCGGCTTCCCGGAGAGCGTGCCGGGCAACACCGAAACCTTCTACGTGAACAGGGTCTTCGCCCGCCTCCTCCAGGAGCCTGATCAGCCTTGTGTGCTGTGCGGTGACACCCAGACGGTGCACGCGGTCTCGCCGTGCGCCCATCTGGTCTGCCGGACCTGCTGGGACGGTTCGGACTTCAGCGCCTGCCCGCTCTGCCTGCGCCGGATCGATCGCAAGGACCCCTTCCTCAAGCCGTCGTTCGAGGAGAAGCAGCCGGCGCATGTCCGTTCGGACCGCCTGCGTCTGCTCTCGCTCGCGACCGCGGACTCAGCCCGCGACACAGTCCAGACCTTGCTCGTACGGCGCTCGCCGCTGTCAGCCGGTGATCGCGCCGATCTGCAGGTGCTGCTCGAGGGCGCCGACCCGTCCTGGTTCCCGGACGAGATCCCGGTCCGGGAGACGCGGGCCCTGGTCATCGCGCGTTTCCTCGCGGACGATCCGGAGCTGATCGATCGCACCGACACCGCGACCGACGTACTGCGGTTGGTCTTTGCGTCGATGGACGCCGACCCGGGGCTGCGGACGCCGCCGGCCCGGCGGAGGTCGTTGCCGCGGGCAACTCGGCGGCTGGTGCTGCAACGGCTGGACCGGTTGCCGGTGGAGACGTTGGTCGAGGACATGCTGCGCCACGAGCGCGCCTGGAAGCGGATCGCGGAGAACTTGCATCCCTTCGAGTTCGCGACCCGGTTCCCGGTGGCGGCGCTGGCGTTCGCGATCCTCCGCCGGACCGAGCTGGATCTCGGGACCGCGGCCGGGCGGGCGGTGGCGGGTGAGGCGGCGCAGCATCCGTTGGTCCGGGTGGAGGGCGGACGGCTGGTGCTGAGCACGTTCGCCGCGCGGGTGGAGGGCGCGTTCGCGCAGGGCCGGCCTGAGCAGGCGCTCGACCTGCTCCGTGAGCGGCCCGGCGACCTGGTGCGCCGCCTGGTGCATTTGGCGCGCGTGCTTCCACCGGAGCAGCACGCGCTGCTCGTCGAGGCTTTGACGACCGTGGTCTCGGACGTGTCTCCGGCGGTGATCACGGCTGCGCTCGGCCAGGTCCGGACCCCACCGGGCGACCTACGGCTGTTCTTCCCACGCGGTGGGACGGCGCGGATCTGGACATCGGTCGACGACCGCGAGCCGTTGCCGAGCGAGCTCGCCCTCGAGCTGTCCGGTGTGCTGACCCGGGAAATGTTGCGGCGGGCAACTGATCTGCCGCGGTGGCGGCTGGCGTTCCTGGACGAGGAGCTGTCCCGGCTGGCGGCGCCCGGTTCGGAGCGGAGCGCATCGTCGAGTCTGCTGCGGATGACGCGGGGGAGTGCGGTGCCGATCCCGCAGGACGAGTTGTTGCGCTTGTTCCTGCACTGGGTCGAGCCGGCCGGTCGGCGGATCGACCTCGACCTGTCGGTGGCCGTGTTCGACGCGGAGTGGGCGTTCGTCGGGCTGTGCGACTACACGCGGCTGCGGTTCGACCAGGACGCGCTCGTGCATTCCGGCGATCTGACCTCGGCACCCGTGCCGCATGGGTCGACCGAGTTCGTGGATCTCGATCTGCGCGCGATCCGGCGGCTCGACGGCCGGTATGTGCTGCCGGTGGTGTTCAGCTACAACGACGTACCGTTCGATCAGTTGGAACGCGGGTTCGTTGGGGTGATGCGGCAACCAAACGGCCTGTTCGATCCGGCCGCGGTCGAGGAGCGGTTCGACCTGGCCGGGCCGGCGAAGATCCTGATGCCGTTCGGCGTCGACCTGCAGACCAAGCAGCTGCGCTGGTACGACGTGAACCTCGGCGCGGCCGGATACGGTCACAACGTCGCGAGGTACGGCGGTCAGCTCGGGCTGATGGCCGCGACGCTCGAGGAGGTGCACGGGTCGGGCGATCGGGTCAGTCTGTGGGAGGTCTGCTGCTGGCATGCGGCCGCGCGGACCGACGAGATCGCCGTCCGGTGTGCCGACGGATCCGTCGTCGGGTACGAGCGGGAGCCGTCCGAGGAGCTCGCGGCGTTCGCGCGGCGGGTGACGGCCCGGCTGGAGCCGGATCGGCGGTGGGACGAGGACGCCGTGAACGCAGCGGATTTCGTCGCGGTCCTCGCCGGTGATGTGACGCCGCGATCGGGGGCGGAAGTCTATGCGTTGCATCCGCGTCTGCTCGACCACGCGAGCGTGGCATTGATCGACGCGCCGCACCTGCTCGCCGTTCTGGCGCCTGATTCCCGCGCCCGGGCGGCTCTGCGCCCGGTCTGA
- a CDS encoding ABC transporter substrate-binding protein: MKSSFRIRAVAFVASAAVLALTACSAGSSTSGGGSGSSPGGDQKLSIGLVAEPASLDFTTTDGAAIPQVLLGNVYETLVEQDDSGKIVPSLAKSWTVSPDRKTYTFDLVDNAKFTNGKQFTAGDAVFSINRVKSAWTISLKAAMDVVAQAKALSPTQLQVTLAKPSNDWLFRMTTRIGAMFSESGVSALATDPVGTGPFKFSKWNRGDSIVMVRNDDYWGSKPYFQQITLKYFKDATALNNALLTSTINVIGTVQAPEALSQFTSNDKYQVIEGTTNGEVLLSFNNSRPVFKDIRTRQAIRMAIDHKALLDTCWAGRGKLIGSMVPPTDPWYEDLTGVAPFDLAKAKSLLQASGAAGKTLRLRLPTLPYATSCGQVVKSMLEQAGLKVQIDQLEFPAAWLTTVFKNADYDMSIIAHVEPRDLGAVFNAKYYTRYDDPTLQGYLAAADAGDEAAQVDNMKKAARRLSEQAAGDWLFLIPNLIVAEKNIKGLPTNAITENFDLSKLAR; the protein is encoded by the coding sequence GTGAAGTCGTCGTTTCGCATCCGGGCGGTCGCGTTCGTCGCCTCCGCGGCGGTGCTGGCCCTGACCGCCTGCTCAGCAGGTTCGAGTACCTCCGGCGGCGGGTCCGGCAGCTCGCCCGGCGGTGACCAGAAGCTGTCGATCGGCCTGGTCGCCGAGCCGGCCAGCCTGGACTTCACCACCACCGACGGTGCCGCGATCCCGCAGGTGCTGCTCGGGAACGTGTACGAGACGCTGGTCGAGCAGGACGACTCCGGCAAGATCGTGCCGTCGCTGGCGAAGTCGTGGACGGTCTCGCCGGACCGCAAGACCTACACCTTCGACCTGGTCGACAACGCGAAGTTCACCAACGGCAAGCAGTTCACCGCCGGCGACGCGGTGTTCAGCATCAACCGGGTCAAGTCGGCGTGGACGATCTCGCTGAAGGCGGCGATGGACGTGGTCGCCCAGGCCAAGGCGCTGTCGCCGACGCAGCTGCAGGTCACGCTGGCCAAGCCGAGCAACGACTGGCTGTTCCGGATGACCACCCGGATCGGCGCGATGTTCTCCGAGAGCGGTGTCAGCGCGCTCGCCACCGACCCGGTCGGCACCGGCCCGTTCAAGTTCTCGAAGTGGAACCGCGGCGACTCGATCGTCATGGTCCGTAACGACGACTACTGGGGCAGCAAGCCGTACTTCCAGCAGATCACGCTGAAGTACTTCAAGGACGCGACCGCGCTCAACAACGCGCTGCTGACCAGCACGATCAACGTGATCGGCACGGTCCAGGCGCCGGAAGCGCTCAGCCAGTTCACCAGCAACGACAAGTACCAGGTGATCGAAGGTACGACGAACGGCGAGGTGCTGCTCTCGTTCAACAACTCGCGGCCGGTGTTCAAGGACATCCGGACCCGTCAGGCGATCCGGATGGCGATCGACCACAAGGCCCTGCTGGACACCTGCTGGGCCGGTCGCGGCAAGCTGATCGGCAGCATGGTCCCGCCGACCGACCCGTGGTACGAGGACCTCACCGGGGTCGCGCCGTTCGACCTGGCCAAGGCGAAGTCGTTGCTGCAGGCATCCGGTGCAGCCGGCAAGACGCTCCGGCTGCGGCTGCCGACGTTGCCGTACGCAACGTCGTGCGGCCAGGTGGTGAAGAGCATGCTCGAGCAGGCCGGGCTGAAGGTGCAGATCGACCAGCTGGAGTTCCCGGCGGCCTGGCTGACCACGGTGTTCAAGAACGCCGACTACGACATGTCGATCATCGCGCACGTCGAGCCCCGCGACCTGGGCGCGGTCTTCAACGCGAAGTACTACACCCGGTACGACGATCCGACGCTGCAGGGCTATCTCGCCGCGGCGGACGCGGGTGACGAGGCCGCGCAGGTCGACAACATGAAGAAGGCGGCCCGCCGGCTGTCCGAGCAGGCCGCGGGCGACTGGCTCTTCCTGATCCCGAACCTGATCGTCGCCGAGAAGAACATCAAGGGCCTGCCGACCAACGCGATCACCGAGAACTTCGATCTCTCCAAGCTCGCCCGATGA
- a CDS encoding MFS transporter: MSVSVVERARWRDVFGHGEFRALFLAGVLSVAGDQLARVALSVLVFDRTASAGLTALTYALTYVPDLVFGPLLAGFADRYPRRTVMIVTDLARAILVAGMAIQALPLYVVVLLLVALQAFGSPFNAARGATLPAVLPGDHYVLGKAANDMVVQFSQVLGFGFGGAVVVAVGTSGGLLLDAATFLLSAVLIALGVRRRPVPASGTDAPSASYLRDLTSGISLVARTPKLRTLVLLATIAGFYVTVEGLAVPYAHEIGHGTTAAGVLLAASPAGCVLGMWLITLWSPERRMRLLGPLAVAACVPLAFCALQPGPAVTFGLWALSGAASAYHLPTSAAFVQAVPDHQRGKAFGVAGTALKGSQGLGILLTGALAEPFGASGALAVMGVTGALLAVAAGAAWARARRIDDHSGESR; the protein is encoded by the coding sequence ATGTCGGTGTCTGTGGTCGAGCGGGCGCGCTGGCGCGACGTGTTCGGGCACGGAGAGTTCCGGGCGTTGTTCCTCGCCGGAGTGCTGTCCGTGGCCGGCGATCAGCTCGCGCGCGTGGCCCTGTCGGTGCTGGTCTTCGACCGGACCGCGTCGGCCGGGCTGACCGCGCTCACCTATGCACTGACCTACGTTCCGGACCTGGTGTTCGGGCCGCTGCTGGCCGGGTTCGCCGACCGGTATCCACGACGCACAGTGATGATCGTCACCGATCTGGCCCGAGCGATTCTTGTTGCAGGTATGGCGATTCAGGCACTCCCTCTGTACGTCGTGGTCCTCTTGCTGGTCGCGCTGCAGGCGTTCGGATCGCCGTTCAACGCCGCGCGGGGGGCGACGCTGCCCGCCGTACTGCCCGGTGATCACTACGTGCTCGGCAAGGCCGCGAACGACATGGTCGTGCAGTTCAGCCAGGTGCTCGGCTTCGGGTTCGGCGGCGCTGTCGTCGTCGCCGTGGGGACCTCGGGCGGCCTGCTGCTCGACGCGGCAACTTTCCTGCTGTCGGCGGTCCTCATCGCCCTCGGAGTACGACGACGGCCCGTTCCGGCAAGTGGCACAGATGCGCCATCAGCGAGCTATTTGAGGGACCTCACGTCCGGCATCTCGCTGGTCGCCCGTACGCCGAAACTTCGCACACTGGTCCTGCTGGCGACGATCGCGGGCTTCTACGTGACCGTGGAGGGCCTGGCCGTCCCGTACGCGCACGAGATCGGCCACGGCACCACCGCCGCCGGAGTCCTGCTGGCCGCCAGCCCGGCCGGCTGCGTGCTCGGGATGTGGCTGATCACGCTCTGGTCCCCGGAGCGGCGGATGCGGCTGCTCGGACCGCTGGCCGTCGCGGCGTGCGTCCCGCTGGCGTTCTGCGCGCTCCAGCCGGGGCCGGCCGTGACGTTCGGTCTCTGGGCGCTGTCCGGCGCCGCGTCGGCGTACCACCTGCCGACGAGCGCCGCGTTCGTCCAGGCTGTGCCCGATCACCAGCGCGGCAAGGCCTTCGGCGTCGCGGGCACCGCGCTGAAGGGCAGCCAGGGCCTCGGAATTCTGCTCACGGGGGCGCTGGCAGAACCATTCGGCGCCTCCGGCGCGCTCGCCGTGATGGGCGTCACAGGTGCATTGCTGGCAGTCGCGGCGGGCGCCGCCTGGGCGCGCGCCCGCCGAATCGACGACCATTCCGGAGAATCACGGTAG
- a CDS encoding FadR/GntR family transcriptional regulator — translation MTTGPKFSPVQPVRAYERIVEQVEDALARGELAPGQRLPSERELVAQFAVSRSTVREALRVLESNGVVRSRPGDPNGPEILPFSQSALRKQMVRLARVDELTLSELIGFRMIMDGAAIQVASRLRTADELDDLEETLVAMRAAIDVDFHAFSQADLAFHELIARISRNSLIQTCNEVVRGVVLSLISDKIAHAPNSRALMLESLHHHAEVVDAIRTGNGHAAARLARQNMFDYYAGYVPDSEQETLRALIED, via the coding sequence ATGACAACTGGACCGAAGTTCAGTCCGGTACAGCCCGTGCGCGCGTACGAACGGATCGTCGAACAAGTCGAGGACGCCCTCGCCCGCGGCGAGCTGGCCCCGGGCCAGCGGCTGCCGAGCGAGCGGGAGCTGGTCGCACAGTTCGCGGTCAGCCGGTCGACCGTCCGCGAGGCGCTGAGGGTGCTGGAGAGCAACGGCGTGGTCCGCTCCCGGCCCGGCGACCCGAACGGTCCGGAGATCCTGCCGTTCTCCCAGTCCGCGCTCCGCAAGCAGATGGTTCGGCTGGCCCGGGTGGACGAGCTGACCCTGAGCGAGCTGATCGGGTTCCGGATGATCATGGACGGCGCGGCGATCCAGGTCGCGTCCCGGCTGCGTACGGCCGACGAGCTCGACGACCTGGAGGAGACGCTGGTCGCGATGCGGGCCGCGATCGACGTCGACTTCCACGCGTTCAGCCAGGCCGACCTCGCCTTCCACGAGCTGATCGCGCGGATCAGCCGGAACTCCCTGATCCAGACCTGCAACGAGGTCGTCCGCGGCGTCGTGCTCAGCCTGATCTCGGACAAGATCGCGCACGCGCCGAACAGCCGCGCCCTGATGCTCGAGTCGCTGCACCACCACGCCGAGGTCGTCGACGCGATCCGTACCGGCAACGGCCACGCCGCCGCCCGCCTGGCGCGGCAGAACATGTTCGACTACTACGCCGGGTATGTGCCCGACTCCGAGCAGGAAACGTTGCGTGCGCTCATAGAAGACTGA
- a CDS encoding FAD-dependent oxidoreductase, with the protein MSKPAILSVDDDPMVSAAISRDLRRRYGDDYLVVRATSGDQALAALTKLALRNQPIALIATDQRMPGMTGIELLERAREHAPSAKYLLLTAYADTDVAIRAINDIGLDYYLLKPWDPPEDQLFPVVDDLLGDWQHANPDHVSDLRVVGNRWSDRTHDIKTFLARNHVPYAWYDVERDPEGQRLKDLADASDNDLPLVLIPDSDTLRCPTTLDLASALGLRTRAEQPLYDVCIVGGGPAGLAAGVYAASEGLSTVIVEREAPGGQAGLSAAIENYLGFPRGLTGSDLAQRAVAQASRFGAEMVLARSVVGLETRGPVHAVLLEGSGEIEARALIVATGVSYRSLEVAGLADLTGRGVYYGATASEASQVQDDEVYVVGAANSAGQAALNLSRYAKRVVLLVRGESLESSMSRYLIDKITNAANIEVRCRTEVVGCRGDGHLESLTLADRNSGRSDEVLASWLFIFVGAIPRTDWLGDSVVRDDKGFVVTGPDLIAFDRWALPRPPYALETSMPGVFAAGDVRLDSMKRVASAVGEGAMSIYLVHRYLASV; encoded by the coding sequence GTGAGCAAACCTGCGATCCTTTCCGTCGACGACGACCCGATGGTGTCGGCGGCGATCTCCCGCGACCTGCGCCGCCGGTACGGCGACGACTACCTGGTCGTCCGCGCGACGTCGGGCGATCAGGCGCTGGCCGCACTGACCAAACTCGCGCTGCGCAACCAGCCGATCGCGCTGATCGCCACCGACCAGCGGATGCCCGGCATGACCGGTATCGAGCTGCTCGAACGCGCCCGCGAGCACGCACCGAGCGCGAAGTACCTGCTGCTGACCGCGTACGCCGACACCGACGTCGCGATCCGGGCGATCAACGACATCGGCCTCGACTACTACCTGCTGAAGCCCTGGGACCCGCCCGAGGACCAGCTGTTCCCGGTCGTCGACGACCTGCTCGGCGACTGGCAGCACGCCAACCCCGACCACGTCTCCGATCTCCGGGTCGTCGGCAACCGTTGGTCGGACCGAACCCACGACATCAAGACGTTCCTGGCCCGCAACCACGTGCCGTACGCCTGGTACGACGTCGAACGCGACCCCGAAGGCCAACGCCTGAAGGACCTGGCCGATGCCTCCGACAACGACTTGCCGCTGGTCCTGATCCCGGACAGCGACACCCTCCGCTGTCCCACCACCCTCGACCTCGCCTCGGCGCTGGGCTTGCGCACGAGAGCCGAGCAGCCGCTGTACGACGTCTGCATCGTCGGCGGCGGACCCGCCGGCCTGGCCGCCGGGGTGTACGCCGCGTCCGAAGGCCTCAGCACGGTCATCGTCGAACGCGAAGCACCCGGCGGCCAGGCCGGACTCAGCGCCGCGATCGAGAACTACCTCGGCTTCCCCCGCGGTCTCACCGGTTCGGACCTGGCCCAGCGAGCAGTCGCGCAAGCGTCCCGGTTCGGCGCCGAGATGGTGCTCGCGCGTTCGGTGGTCGGACTGGAGACGCGCGGGCCGGTGCACGCCGTACTGCTCGAAGGATCCGGCGAGATCGAGGCCCGGGCGCTGATCGTCGCGACCGGCGTCTCCTACCGCAGCCTCGAAGTCGCCGGCCTCGCCGACCTGACCGGCCGCGGCGTGTACTACGGCGCGACCGCCAGCGAGGCGAGTCAGGTCCAGGACGACGAGGTGTACGTCGTGGGCGCCGCGAACTCGGCCGGTCAAGCTGCCCTCAACCTGTCGCGCTACGCCAAACGGGTCGTGCTCCTGGTCCGCGGTGAATCGCTCGAGAGCTCGATGTCGCGGTACCTGATCGACAAGATCACCAACGCAGCCAACATCGAGGTCCGGTGCCGGACCGAGGTGGTCGGCTGCCGCGGCGACGGTCACCTCGAGAGCCTGACGCTTGCCGACCGCAACTCCGGTCGCAGCGACGAGGTACTCGCCAGCTGGTTGTTCATCTTCGTCGGCGCGATCCCGCGAACCGACTGGCTCGGCGACTCCGTCGTCCGCGACGACAAGGGCTTCGTGGTGACCGGGCCGGATCTGATCGCCTTCGATCGGTGGGCGCTGCCGCGGCCGCCGTACGCACTGGAGACGAGCATGCCGGGAGTGTTTGCGGCCGGCGACGTCCGGCTGGACTCGATGAAACGGGTGGCCTCCGCTGTCGGCGAAGGCGCCATGTCGATCTATCTCGTCCACCGCTACCTTGCGAGCGTCTGA
- a CDS encoding DEAD/DEAH box helicase, producing the protein MQKTTRGNGTGNDWFTGGNDWFTGGNDWFTGGNDWFTGGGNDWLRGGNDWFVPAAANGGNDW; encoded by the coding sequence ATGCAGAAGACGACGCGCGGCAACGGCACCGGCAACGACTGGTTCACCGGCGGCAACGACTGGTTCACCGGCGGCAACGACTGGTTCACCGGTGGGAACGACTGGTTCACCGGCGGCGGCAACGACTGGCTCCGGGGCGGTAACGACTGGTTCGTGCCGGCCGCCGCCAATGGCGGTAACGATTGGTGA